From the genome of Sphingomonas sp. HMP6, one region includes:
- the secE gene encoding preprotein translocase subunit SecE codes for MAKTTPLEFVRQVQAETKKVVWPTRRETLTTGLMVVIMTVILGLFFFVIDTSFEAVIALLLSLAK; via the coding sequence GTGGCAAAGACGACCCCTCTCGAATTCGTGCGGCAAGTCCAGGCTGAGACCAAGAAGGTCGTGTGGCCGACGCGGCGCGAAACGCTGACGACGGGCCTCATGGTGGTGATCATGACGGTGATCCTCGGCCTGTTCTTCTTCGTGATCGACACCAGCTTCGAGGCGGTCATCGCCCTGCTGCTCAGCCTCGCAAAGTAA
- the rplL gene encoding 50S ribosomal protein L7/L12: protein MADLNALVDQLSELTVLEAADLSKLLEEKWGVSAAAAVAAAPAAGGGAAAPAAEEQTEFDVILTGDGGKKINVIKEVRAITALGLTEAKTLVESAPKAIKEGVSKDEAAKIKAQLEAAGATVEIK from the coding sequence ATGGCAGACCTTAACGCGCTGGTTGACCAGCTTTCCGAACTGACCGTCCTCGAGGCGGCTGACCTTTCGAAGCTTCTCGAAGAGAAGTGGGGCGTCTCGGCCGCAGCAGCAGTTGCAGCAGCTCCCGCAGCAGGCGGCGGCGCAGCCGCTCCGGCTGCTGAAGAGCAGACCGAATTCGACGTCATCCTGACCGGCGACGGCGGCAAGAAGATCAACGTCATCAAGGAAGTCCGTGCGATCACCGCGCTCGGCCTGACCGAAGCCAAGACGCTGGTTGAATCCGCTCCGAAGGCGATCAAGGAAGGCGTTTCGAAGGACGAAGCCGCCAAGATCAAGGCCCAGCTGGAAGCAGCCGGCGCGACCGTCGAGATCAAGTGA
- the rplK gene encoding 50S ribosomal protein L11 gives MAKKITGYIKLQVPAGKANPSPPIGPALGQRGVNIMEFCKAFNAQTGDQEVGTPLPTVITVYADRSFSFETKTPPASYLIKKAAGLKSGSKEPGKISGGTIKRSQLSDIATAKMKDLNANDLDAATRIIEGSARAMGLEVVEG, from the coding sequence ATGGCAAAAAAGATTACCGGCTATATCAAGCTGCAGGTCCCTGCAGGCAAGGCCAACCCCTCGCCCCCGATCGGCCCTGCACTGGGTCAGCGCGGCGTGAACATCATGGAATTCTGCAAGGCGTTCAACGCGCAGACCGGTGACCAGGAAGTCGGCACGCCGCTGCCGACCGTGATCACGGTCTATGCCGATCGTTCGTTCTCGTTCGAAACGAAGACGCCGCCGGCGTCGTATCTGATCAAGAAGGCCGCTGGCCTCAAGTCGGGTTCGAAGGAGCCAGGCAAGATTTCGGGCGGCACGATCAAGCGCTCGCAACTGTCCGACATCGCGACTGCGAAGATGAAGGATCTCAACGCCAACGATCTCGATGCCGCGACGCGCATCATCGAAGGCAGCGCCCGCGCAATGGGCCTCGAAGTGGTGGAGGGCTGA
- a CDS encoding aminotransferase class I/II-fold pyridoxal phosphate-dependent enzyme, with protein sequence MTTHLPAAALPDEAQDDLLTRGFARRDLARIAAVFGAGAIAASVGRPAWASGGVPDPAPNAKVRIGANECWTGPLAPGALAASKMIAQGNRYSPQDQRGDFIKAVMAVEKVPYDHVAPWPGSSDPLCRSVITFCSPTKGLVTADPTFELAGRTAAWLGAPVKAVPLTADYAHDVKAMLAANPDAGLYYICTPNNPTGTITPLADVEWLIANKPKGAMVLIDEAYTHFAGVPTASYLAVKHDDVIVMRTFSKLFGMAGLRMGYVITKPANIAKMMRYDGGMQSGALPVTSIACATASLTAAPLISARRAQMEAARGLTLDHLKARKIDVKPTAANMVMIDWKTSQAKDMQAAFRKQSVEIGRSWPIWPTVSRITVGSAAEMKAFCTALDKIIA encoded by the coding sequence ATGACCACACACTTGCCCGCAGCAGCGCTTCCGGATGAAGCGCAGGACGATTTGCTGACTCGCGGTTTCGCGCGCCGTGATCTCGCGCGGATTGCCGCCGTGTTCGGGGCTGGCGCGATCGCCGCCAGCGTCGGCCGGCCGGCCTGGGCGTCGGGTGGGGTGCCCGATCCCGCCCCCAACGCCAAGGTCCGCATCGGCGCGAACGAATGCTGGACCGGACCGCTCGCGCCCGGCGCGCTGGCCGCGTCGAAGATGATCGCGCAGGGCAATCGCTATTCGCCGCAGGATCAACGCGGCGATTTCATCAAGGCCGTCATGGCGGTCGAGAAGGTGCCGTACGATCACGTCGCCCCGTGGCCGGGATCGAGCGACCCCTTGTGTCGCAGCGTCATCACTTTCTGTTCGCCGACCAAGGGACTGGTGACCGCCGACCCCACCTTCGAGCTCGCCGGGCGCACCGCCGCCTGGCTCGGCGCGCCGGTCAAGGCGGTGCCGCTGACGGCGGATTATGCGCATGACGTGAAGGCGATGCTCGCCGCCAACCCCGATGCCGGGCTCTATTACATCTGCACGCCGAACAACCCGACCGGCACGATCACCCCGCTTGCCGATGTGGAATGGCTGATCGCCAACAAGCCCAAGGGCGCGATGGTGCTGATCGACGAGGCCTATACCCATTTTGCGGGCGTGCCGACGGCCTCCTATCTTGCGGTCAAGCATGACGACGTGATCGTCATGCGCACTTTCTCCAAGCTGTTCGGCATGGCCGGGCTGCGGATGGGCTACGTCATTACCAAGCCCGCCAATATCGCGAAGATGATGCGCTATGACGGCGGGATGCAATCGGGCGCCTTGCCGGTCACCAGCATCGCCTGCGCGACCGCGAGCCTGACGGCGGCCCCGTTGATCTCCGCGCGGCGCGCGCAGATGGAGGCCGCGCGCGGGTTGACGCTCGATCACCTCAAGGCGCGCAAGATCGATGTCAAACCGACCGCTGCCAACATGGTCATGATCGACTGGAAGACGAGCCAGGCCAAGGACATGCAGGCCGCCTTCCGCAAGCAAAGCGTCGAGATTGGGCGGTCGTGGCCGATCTGGCCGACGGTCAGCCGCATCACGGTCGGCTCGGCGGCGGAGATGAAGGCTTTCTGTACCGCGCTCGACAAGATAATCGCTTGA
- a CDS encoding cold-shock protein, with product MTIGTVKFFNADKGYGFIAPEGGGEDAFVHITAVERAGMATLDKDQRVQYELEQDKRGKMSAVNLQHA from the coding sequence ATGACCATCGGAACCGTAAAATTCTTCAACGCCGACAAGGGCTATGGCTTCATCGCGCCGGAAGGCGGCGGCGAAGATGCCTTCGTGCACATCACTGCAGTCGAGCGCGCCGGCATGGCGACCCTCGATAAGGACCAACGCGTCCAGTACGAGCTCGAGCAGGACAAGCGCGGCAAGATGTCGGCTGTGAACCTGCAGCACGCTTAA
- a CDS encoding AsmA family protein has protein sequence MTIPEIPPLPARSPRWRWLLPRIALAVVASLAILVLALGAFPVGLLRGVVEQRLSSALRTQVAVGSITRDSLFSYTPVVAIRDVRIAQPTWAGTGDFVRLGSASLRVPVFALLFGTFRPDRVALDGARIVLVRDANGRANWKPDGPTSGKSDSTGPSLSDLTVTNTQIELRDAKRGLVVAGPLTVDAARGLRLSAKGSFLDTPATLDLSGGRITGIDPAAPYPFAAKLTSPALNMTAKGVMNGVLDTRHFKADITARAPTLKNIDRIIEAGLFGTQAVAVTGTIRHEGRDWYVDRIGGSIGRSRFTGVATVHKIDERTAIDARLHATQLDFDDLADAKGQAASQQRRAAIGPRVLPPTRINLAKLWKTDGTIRFSADRLLSKGGTVFRSLSGTISLDHKLLTVSNVVATLANGRMTGTARVDHRSGRPKLAVDLRLAGLTLEGLIGKPDIVGGQVRGHIVLSGQGDTVREALSHASGKAAIVATEGHVKRIVADVLGQNLSGAVVHAIERPSQQVPLRCLVANFKATNGVLVPHPLGIDTGSSVGRGAGRIVLEEERIDVTLAGTSKSRALLRIADPIRIGGTLSAPTVSVAGAGTTDKPTPGALLKVFGRSLGQALGITKTPPNIPIPPPATFGCASAVAEALR, from the coding sequence GTGACCATCCCAGAAATCCCACCGCTCCCCGCGCGGTCGCCGCGCTGGCGCTGGCTGTTGCCGCGCATCGCCCTTGCCGTCGTGGCGTCGCTTGCGATCCTGGTGCTCGCGCTCGGTGCCTTTCCGGTCGGCCTGCTGCGGGGCGTAGTCGAGCAGCGCCTGTCGAGCGCCCTGCGCACGCAAGTCGCGGTCGGATCGATTACGCGCGACAGCCTGTTTTCCTATACGCCGGTCGTGGCGATACGCGACGTGCGGATCGCGCAGCCGACCTGGGCTGGGACGGGCGATTTCGTCCGGCTGGGCTCGGCCAGCCTGCGCGTTCCGGTGTTTGCCTTGTTGTTCGGCACCTTCCGCCCCGATCGGGTCGCGCTCGACGGTGCCCGCATCGTGCTGGTGCGCGATGCCAATGGCCGCGCGAATTGGAAGCCCGACGGCCCGACATCGGGGAAGAGCGATTCGACCGGTCCCAGCTTGTCCGACCTCACGGTTACCAACACGCAGATCGAACTGCGCGATGCGAAGCGCGGCCTCGTCGTGGCGGGGCCGCTGACGGTCGATGCGGCGCGCGGTTTGCGGCTTTCGGCCAAGGGTAGCTTTCTCGATACGCCCGCGACGCTCGATCTGTCCGGCGGGCGCATCACCGGGATCGATCCCGCCGCGCCCTATCCCTTTGCCGCGAAGCTCACGTCGCCCGCGCTGAACATGACGGCCAAGGGCGTGATGAACGGCGTGCTCGACACGCGGCACTTCAAAGCAGACATCACGGCGCGCGCCCCGACGCTCAAGAACATCGACCGGATCATCGAGGCGGGGCTGTTTGGCACGCAAGCCGTCGCAGTCACCGGCACGATCCGGCATGAGGGGCGCGACTGGTATGTCGACCGGATCGGCGGCAGCATCGGCCGTTCGCGCTTCACCGGTGTGGCGACGGTGCACAAGATCGACGAGCGCACCGCGATCGACGCGCGGCTTCACGCGACGCAGCTCGACTTTGACGATCTTGCCGACGCCAAGGGCCAGGCCGCATCGCAACAGCGCCGCGCCGCAATCGGCCCGCGCGTCCTGCCGCCGACGCGAATCAATTTGGCGAAACTGTGGAAGACCGATGGCACGATCCGCTTTTCCGCCGATCGGCTGCTTTCCAAGGGCGGCACCGTGTTCCGGAGCCTGTCGGGGACGATCAGCCTCGACCACAAGCTGTTGACCGTCAGCAATGTCGTCGCGACGCTCGCGAATGGCCGGATGACCGGCACGGCGCGCGTCGATCACCGCAGCGGACGGCCCAAATTGGCGGTCGACCTGCGCCTCGCCGGGCTGACGCTCGAAGGGCTGATCGGCAAGCCCGATATTGTCGGCGGGCAAGTGCGCGGGCACATCGTGCTCAGCGGGCAGGGGGACACCGTGCGCGAGGCGCTGTCGCATGCCTCCGGCAAGGCCGCGATCGTAGCGACAGAAGGGCATGTGAAGCGGATCGTCGCCGATGTGCTCGGCCAGAATTTGAGCGGCGCGGTGGTCCACGCGATCGAGCGACCGAGCCAGCAAGTGCCGCTCCGTTGCCTCGTCGCCAATTTCAAAGCGACCAATGGTGTGCTCGTGCCGCATCCGCTCGGGATCGACACCGGCAGCTCGGTCGGGCGCGGCGCGGGGCGGATCGTGCTGGAGGAAGAGCGGATCGACGTGACGCTTGCGGGCACAAGCAAGAGCCGCGCGCTGCTCCGCATTGCCGACCCGATCCGCATCGGCGGCACGCTGAGCGCGCCGACCGTCTCGGTCGCGGGTGCCGGCACCACCGACAAACCGACGCCCGGCGCGCTGCTCAAGGTGTTCGGCCGTTCGCTTGGGCAAGCGCTGGGCATCACCAAGACTCCGCCCAACATCCCGATCCCGCCGCCTGCGACCTTCGGCTGCGCGAGCGCGGTCGCCGAGGCGCTGCGATAG
- a CDS encoding PhoX family protein gives MDSFDTAIAAYTDGDIDTNRTSNPHLNDMIASRYSRRQALMGGLSAATAAVFGGALLSACSSGPTIPLTVVAGSSGQTTSGKTVTLTGAVSGGSATNVAWVQTGGPAVTLTGANSNIASFVAPSVATSTTLTFRYTATPDSGSAVTSDATVVVAPAVLGFTAVSKSLADIVTVPTGYNVTVLFRLGDPIASGVSAFANNGTDTNFAQRAGDHHDGMTFFGLAATGTTPDPTSNTRGVLALNHENITAAYLHPAGQTSVGGARPEAEALKEIECHGVSVIEVAQASGTWSYVQASSLNRRITPLTPMSFNGPVRGAAILRTVFSPTGVAGRGTINNCANGTMPWNTYLTAEENWAGYFRRSTGDVAARGGATSKVNVSLARYGIPEGRAGNNNWATVVPADATSTNYSKWNITVNPAAAADGTGDFRNEAFQYGWIVEIDPFDPASTPRKRTALGRMNHEGCQIGRTIAGVRPAFYMGDDAQNEYIYKFVSTAAWSAADAAITNRLAIGDKYLDAGTLYVAKFNADGSGTWLPLVFGTGPLTAANAAYAFADQADVLVNTRLAADALGATRMDRPEWTAVNPATGEMYCTLTNNSSRTAATVDAANPRAYNDPRTTGGSTNGNANGHIIRLRETGDTSEATSFAWDVYGFGAGSDLDPTNINLSGLDATNDFSSPDGLWFGLPTNITGQSTPLMWIQTDDGAFVDQTNCMLLASIPGVTGDGGPRSVTSTLGGVTNTVTTRIGKTPGTALRRFLVGPKECEITGIHSTPDGKSLFVNIQHPGENGNATTATSNWPANQSGTAAAGSRPRSATIVITKADGGVIGI, from the coding sequence ATGGATTCGTTCGACACTGCAATCGCCGCGTACACTGACGGCGATATCGACACCAACCGCACCAGCAATCCGCATCTGAACGACATGATCGCGTCGCGCTATTCGCGACGGCAGGCGTTGATGGGCGGCCTCTCGGCGGCGACTGCCGCAGTGTTCGGCGGGGCGTTGCTGTCGGCCTGTTCCAGCGGTCCCACGATTCCCCTGACGGTTGTGGCCGGATCTTCGGGCCAGACGACCTCCGGCAAGACCGTCACGCTCACCGGCGCGGTTTCGGGCGGTTCGGCGACCAACGTCGCCTGGGTGCAGACCGGCGGGCCCGCGGTCACGCTGACCGGCGCGAACAGCAATATCGCGAGCTTCGTTGCGCCATCAGTCGCGACCAGCACGACGCTGACCTTCCGCTACACGGCCACCCCGGATTCGGGCAGCGCGGTCACCTCCGACGCCACGGTCGTGGTCGCTCCGGCCGTGCTCGGCTTCACCGCGGTGTCGAAAAGCCTTGCCGACATCGTCACCGTGCCGACGGGCTACAATGTCACCGTGCTGTTTCGCCTGGGCGATCCGATCGCGAGCGGGGTATCGGCCTTCGCCAATAACGGCACCGACACGAATTTCGCGCAAAGGGCAGGCGATCATCATGACGGCATGACCTTTTTCGGGCTCGCCGCAACCGGCACCACGCCCGATCCGACGAGCAACACGCGCGGCGTACTCGCACTCAACCATGAGAATATCACTGCGGCCTATCTCCACCCCGCCGGGCAGACTTCGGTTGGTGGCGCGCGGCCCGAGGCCGAGGCACTGAAGGAAATCGAGTGCCACGGCGTTTCGGTGATCGAAGTGGCGCAGGCCAGCGGCACTTGGTCCTATGTTCAGGCATCGTCGCTCAACCGTCGCATCACGCCGTTGACGCCGATGAGCTTCAATGGCCCGGTGCGCGGAGCCGCGATCCTGCGCACGGTCTTCTCGCCGACTGGCGTTGCGGGCCGCGGCACGATCAACAATTGCGCCAATGGCACGATGCCGTGGAACACGTATCTGACCGCTGAAGAGAATTGGGCCGGATACTTCCGCCGCTCGACCGGCGATGTCGCCGCGCGCGGCGGTGCGACCTCCAAGGTCAATGTCAGCCTTGCGCGTTACGGCATTCCCGAAGGCCGCGCCGGCAACAACAATTGGGCGACCGTCGTCCCCGCCGATGCGACCAGCACGAACTATTCGAAGTGGAACATCACGGTGAACCCGGCCGCGGCAGCCGACGGGACCGGCGATTTCCGCAACGAGGCGTTCCAATATGGCTGGATCGTCGAAATCGATCCGTTCGATCCGGCATCGACCCCGCGCAAGCGCACTGCGCTTGGCCGGATGAACCATGAAGGCTGCCAGATCGGTCGCACGATCGCGGGCGTCCGCCCGGCCTTCTACATGGGCGATGATGCGCAGAACGAATATATCTACAAATTCGTCTCGACCGCTGCGTGGTCGGCGGCGGATGCGGCGATCACCAACCGGCTGGCGATTGGCGACAAATATCTCGACGCCGGTACGCTCTACGTCGCGAAATTCAACGCTGATGGCAGCGGCACGTGGCTCCCTTTGGTGTTCGGCACCGGCCCCCTGACCGCCGCCAATGCGGCGTATGCGTTCGCGGATCAGGCCGACGTGCTGGTCAATACGCGGCTCGCCGCCGATGCGCTTGGGGCGACGCGGATGGACCGACCCGAATGGACTGCGGTCAATCCGGCGACCGGCGAAATGTACTGCACGCTCACCAACAATTCGTCGCGTACCGCCGCTACGGTCGATGCCGCCAACCCGCGTGCCTATAATGATCCGCGTACGACCGGTGGATCGACCAACGGCAATGCCAACGGCCATATCATCCGCTTGCGCGAAACCGGTGATACGTCGGAGGCGACCAGCTTTGCTTGGGACGTGTACGGTTTCGGTGCGGGCAGCGATCTGGATCCGACCAATATCAACCTGTCGGGCCTCGATGCGACCAATGATTTCTCCTCGCCCGATGGCCTGTGGTTTGGCTTGCCGACCAACATCACCGGCCAATCCACGCCACTGATGTGGATCCAGACGGACGACGGTGCCTTTGTCGATCAGACCAATTGCATGTTGCTCGCCTCGATCCCGGGCGTCACCGGCGATGGCGGCCCGCGCAGCGTGACCAGCACGCTGGGCGGCGTGACGAACACCGTTACGACGCGCATCGGTAAGACGCCGGGGACGGCACTGCGTCGCTTCCTGGTCGGGCCGAAGGAGTGTGAGATCACCGGCATTCACTCGACGCCGGATGGCAAATCGCTGTTCGTGAACATCCAGCATCCCGGCGAAAACGGCAATGCGACGACCGCCACCAGCAACTGGCCGGCCAACCAGTCCGGCACGGCCGCTGCTGGCTCGCGCCCGCGATCGGCGACGATCGTCATCACCAAGGCCGATGGCGGCGTGATCGGCATTTGA
- the nusG gene encoding transcription termination/antitermination protein NusG has product MARWYIIHAYSGFEGKVRDSIMSEATRMGLDQLVEQIEVPTETITEARRGKKISVERKFMPGYVLAKLNMNDDVYHLVKNTPKVTGFLGPNGKPQAIPEAEAARMLNTKDEAAAAAPKQKIKVDFEIGDSVKVLDGPFASFNGIVEELDFDRSRVKVSVSIFGRATPVELEFEQVERSK; this is encoded by the coding sequence ATGGCACGCTGGTACATCATCCACGCTTATTCCGGTTTCGAGGGCAAGGTCCGCGATTCGATCATGTCGGAGGCGACCCGCATGGGCCTCGACCAGCTCGTCGAGCAGATCGAAGTCCCGACCGAAACGATCACCGAGGCGCGCCGCGGCAAGAAGATTTCGGTCGAGCGCAAGTTCATGCCCGGCTATGTGCTTGCCAAGCTCAACATGAACGACGACGTCTATCACCTCGTCAAGAACACCCCCAAGGTCACCGGCTTCCTGGGGCCGAACGGCAAGCCGCAAGCGATCCCCGAGGCGGAAGCCGCGCGGATGCTCAACACCAAGGACGAAGCCGCCGCCGCTGCACCCAAGCAGAAGATCAAGGTCGATTTCGAAATCGGCGATTCGGTCAAGGTGCTCGACGGCCCGTTCGCGAGCTTCAACGGCATCGTCGAGGAACTCGATTTCGACCGGTCGCGGGTCAAGGTTTCGGTCTCGATCTTCGGGCGTGCGACGCCGGTTGAGCTGGAGTTCGAGCAAGTCGAACGCTCGAAGTAA
- the rplJ gene encoding 50S ribosomal protein L10 codes for MDRAQKTELVAELRQTFAEVGVVVVTRNLGMTVAQSTKLRNAMRDAGATYKVSKNKLAKIALDGTDYLSLGDMLTGPVGLASSIDPVAAAKVAVDFAKTNDKFEIVGGAMGATVLDVDGVKALATMPSLDELRAKILGLLVAPATKLATITQAPAAQLARVLMAYADKDKESADA; via the coding sequence ATGGATCGCGCTCAAAAGACCGAGCTCGTCGCCGAACTGCGCCAGACGTTTGCCGAAGTCGGCGTGGTGGTTGTCACCCGCAACCTCGGCATGACGGTGGCGCAGTCGACCAAGCTGCGCAACGCAATGCGTGACGCAGGGGCGACCTACAAGGTCTCGAAGAACAAGCTTGCCAAGATCGCGCTGGACGGCACCGACTATCTCTCGCTGGGCGACATGCTCACCGGGCCGGTCGGTCTCGCCTCCTCCATCGACCCCGTCGCGGCTGCCAAGGTAGCCGTCGATTTCGCGAAGACGAACGACAAGTTCGAAATCGTGGGTGGGGCCATGGGCGCGACTGTCCTCGACGTAGACGGTGTGAAGGCACTCGCGACGATGCCGTCGCTGGATGAACTGCGCGCGAAGATCCTGGGCCTCCTGGTTGCACCCGCAACCAAGCTCGCGACGATCACGCAGGCTCCGGCAGCTCAGCTCGCCCGGGTCCTCATGGCGTATGCCGACAAGGACAAGGAAAGCGCAGACGCCTGA
- the rplA gene encoding 50S ribosomal protein L1, with translation MAFVSKKQKSVTIDREKMHGIDEAIALARAGATSKFDETIEVAMNLGVDPRHADQMVRGVVTLPKGTGKTVRVGVFAKGAKAEEALAAGADVVGAEDLMEIIQGGTIDFDRCIATPDMMGIVGRLGKILGPKGMMPNPKLGTVTMNVAEAVKAAKGGQIEYRVEKAGIIHSGIGKASFPAEDLRANFDALVDAIVKAKPSGAKGKYVRKVAVSSTMGAGIKVDVAEVSAA, from the coding sequence ATGGCATTTGTCAGCAAGAAGCAGAAGTCGGTCACGATCGATCGTGAAAAAATGCACGGCATCGATGAGGCCATCGCCCTCGCCCGCGCCGGTGCCACGTCGAAGTTCGACGAGACGATCGAAGTCGCAATGAACCTGGGCGTCGACCCGCGTCACGCCGACCAGATGGTCCGCGGCGTCGTAACCCTGCCCAAGGGCACCGGCAAAACGGTCCGCGTCGGCGTGTTTGCCAAGGGTGCGAAGGCTGAGGAAGCTCTGGCCGCTGGTGCCGACGTGGTCGGTGCGGAAGATCTGATGGAGATCATCCAGGGTGGCACGATCGATTTCGATCGCTGCATCGCCACGCCCGACATGATGGGCATCGTCGGTCGCCTCGGCAAGATCCTGGGGCCAAAGGGCATGATGCCGAACCCCAAGCTCGGCACGGTTACGATGAACGTCGCGGAGGCCGTGAAGGCAGCCAAGGGCGGCCAGATCGAATATCGCGTCGAAAAGGCCGGCATCATCCATTCGGGTATCGGCAAGGCGTCGTTCCCGGCGGAAGATCTGCGCGCCAATTTCGACGCGCTGGTCGATGCGATCGTCAAGGCCAAGCCATCGGGCGCCAAGGGCAAGTATGTCCGCAAGGTCGCGGTTTCGAGCACGATGGGTGCCGGGATCAAGGTCGATGTGGCGGAAGTTTCGGCAGCCTGA